In Nocardioides sp. JQ2195, a genomic segment contains:
- a CDS encoding anthranilate synthase family protein gives MTDASAAPTDARAALEELRTREAWAVIRQRDSATITLVGGRRSVVESLLDIPLESGVPQERRQFDRLVAVPFRQVRERGFDAVDDGTPLVVVDLDVEQHVAYDDLLAALPDVPVEFDDPGGFDTTDEDYTHVVEKVIAEEIGHGEGANLVVARNYRAKARGWGDDEALTVLRRLLERERSAYWTYVFFTGDRYLVGASPERHVSIQGGDVRMNPISGTFHLPKQVQSQAETKAQLLDFLADEKEIYELFMVVDEELKMMCDVCQEGGQVLGPFLKPMTHLVHTEYLLAGRTNSDPREVLRDTMYAATLTGSPVENACRLIAQYEPAGRAYYGAALALFGRDHEGQPTLDSPIVIRTADVSPDGDLTVVAGATLVRDSDPATEVRETHAKAGGILSAFGLVPPAAAPPGSLGELARDEDVLIALNARNQRLSKFWLTDQGGADPDPRLRGKSVVILDGEDDFVNMLRHVLTVLGMTSSVVRHEDWEPGSLDGRDLVIVGPGPGDPRDGDHPKISAFRAAVDELLATEQPFLAVCLGHQTLCQRLGIPLAYKDIVFQGTQSPVTIDGRTERVGFYNTFVGRTGAELPEGVSVEADPETGDVHLVRGPHYRGIQFHAESILTENGFDLIHELVRDLLV, from the coding sequence ATGACCGACGCCTCCGCCGCCCCGACCGACGCGCGTGCTGCGCTCGAGGAGCTGCGGACCCGGGAGGCGTGGGCGGTCATCCGGCAACGGGACTCCGCCACGATCACCCTCGTGGGTGGTCGGCGCAGCGTCGTGGAGAGCCTGCTCGACATCCCGCTCGAGAGCGGTGTCCCGCAGGAGCGACGCCAGTTCGACCGCCTGGTCGCGGTGCCGTTCCGGCAGGTCCGCGAGCGCGGCTTCGACGCCGTCGACGACGGCACCCCGCTGGTCGTGGTCGACCTCGACGTCGAGCAACACGTGGCGTACGACGACCTGCTGGCCGCGCTGCCCGACGTACCCGTCGAGTTCGACGACCCGGGTGGGTTCGACACCACCGACGAGGACTACACCCACGTCGTCGAGAAGGTCATCGCCGAGGAGATCGGCCACGGCGAGGGCGCGAACCTCGTGGTCGCCCGTAACTACCGGGCCAAGGCCCGCGGGTGGGGTGACGACGAGGCGCTGACCGTGCTGCGCCGACTGCTCGAGCGTGAGCGCAGCGCCTACTGGACCTACGTCTTCTTCACCGGCGACCGCTACCTGGTCGGCGCGAGCCCCGAGCGCCACGTCAGCATCCAGGGCGGTGACGTGCGGATGAACCCCATCTCCGGCACCTTCCACCTGCCCAAGCAGGTGCAGTCGCAGGCCGAGACCAAGGCCCAGCTCCTCGACTTCCTGGCCGACGAGAAGGAGATCTACGAGCTCTTCATGGTCGTCGACGAAGAGCTCAAGATGATGTGCGACGTCTGCCAGGAGGGCGGGCAGGTGCTCGGCCCGTTCCTGAAGCCGATGACCCACCTGGTGCACACCGAGTACCTCCTCGCCGGTCGCACCAACTCCGACCCGCGCGAGGTCCTGCGCGACACGATGTACGCCGCCACCCTCACCGGCTCGCCGGTGGAGAACGCCTGTCGTCTCATCGCGCAGTACGAGCCCGCCGGTCGCGCCTACTACGGCGCGGCGCTGGCGCTGTTCGGCCGCGACCACGAGGGGCAGCCCACGCTGGACAGCCCGATCGTGATCCGCACCGCCGACGTCAGCCCCGACGGCGACCTGACCGTGGTCGCCGGGGCCACCCTGGTCCGCGACTCCGACCCGGCCACCGAGGTACGGGAGACGCACGCGAAGGCCGGTGGCATCCTGAGCGCGTTCGGCCTGGTCCCGCCGGCCGCGGCGCCCCCGGGCAGCCTGGGCGAGCTGGCTCGCGACGAGGACGTGCTGATCGCCCTCAACGCCCGCAACCAACGGCTCAGCAAGTTCTGGCTGACCGACCAGGGCGGCGCCGATCCCGACCCCCGGCTGCGCGGCAAGTCGGTGGTGATCCTCGACGGCGAGGACGACTTCGTGAACATGCTCCGTCACGTCCTCACCGTCCTCGGCATGACCTCGAGCGTGGTGCGGCACGAGGACTGGGAGCCGGGCTCGCTCGACGGACGCGACCTGGTGATCGTCGGACCCGGCCCGGGCGACCCGCGCGATGGCGACCACCCCAAGATCAGCGCCTTCCGTGCCGCCGTCGACGAGCTGCTCGCCACCGAGCAACCGTTCCTGGCGGTCTGCCTCGGCCACCAGACGCTGTGCCAGCGGCTGGGCATCCCCCTTGCCTACAAGGACATCGTCTTCCAGGGCACCCAGTCCCCGGTCACCATCGACGGGCGCACCGAACGCGTCGGCTTCTACAACACGTTCGTCGGACGCACGGGCGCAGAGCTCCCCGAGGGGGTCAGCGTCGAGGCCGATCCCGAGACCGGTGACGTCCACCTGGTGCGTGGCCCGCACTACCGGGGCATCCAGTTCCATGCCGAGTCGATCCTGACCGAGAACGGCTTCGACCTGATCCACGAGCTGGTTCGCGACCTGCTCGTGTGA
- a CDS encoding sulfatase-like hydrolase/transferase: MRFRVTAIALLGILVAAAVLTANEPGRIAAATEAPGKTVAAAVTVSPRPNIVLVLMDDFSLDLLQTMRSAESMRRDGASYDAAFVVDSLCCVSRSSLMTGQYPHQTGVLTNTANLPNPYGPIGGFDAFEAHGNPDRSVNLQLQQSGYTTGFVGKYLNAYEPRDGLVPELMPGWDEFDVLFGSAYDGWGFVQSHVEDGRLRLVDHPIPSSAATPEEKDAAYAGTVTSDLALDFLRRHRDDEKPFYLEVAPYGPHSRTNPDTPWPGEPLFPPAMQDRPGVVEPGGNCGQVACSDLDLDDLSGHGDDQADNRPVREDGTPAPAWKPQKTALTDGAAVVDLRNRARMVQSIDRMVEQVLAEVDADTFVVLTSDNGFHLGQHDLERGKGAPYASDSHVPLLVVGPGVEPGLRTQVVNNIDLAATFEDLAGLQPAPWRSGTSFAASLDDPTARGNRFAFLEHTYAPSLGADPDRAYAGGTIDIIPSYVAVRSRDALLVRLDLDPDWEATDFAWEFYDYRDAAFERTNSFADPAKRDQVRRLQRRLERFATCHEKAGTTVATRCRALTH; the protein is encoded by the coding sequence ATGCGGTTTCGAGTGACGGCGATTGCGCTCCTGGGCATCCTGGTGGCTGCCGCGGTGCTCACCGCCAACGAGCCCGGCCGGATCGCGGCCGCCACCGAGGCACCGGGGAAGACTGTGGCTGCCGCGGTCACCGTCAGTCCTCGCCCCAACATCGTCCTGGTGCTGATGGACGACTTCTCCCTCGACCTGCTGCAGACCATGCGCTCCGCCGAGTCGATGCGTCGCGACGGTGCTTCGTATGACGCGGCGTTCGTGGTCGACTCGCTGTGCTGCGTGTCGCGCTCCAGCCTGATGACGGGTCAGTACCCGCACCAGACCGGGGTCCTGACGAACACCGCGAACCTGCCCAACCCCTACGGACCGATCGGCGGGTTCGACGCGTTCGAGGCCCACGGCAACCCCGACCGCTCCGTCAACCTCCAGCTCCAGCAGAGCGGCTACACCACCGGCTTCGTCGGGAAGTACCTGAATGCCTACGAGCCGCGCGACGGGCTGGTGCCCGAGCTGATGCCGGGATGGGACGAGTTCGACGTGCTGTTCGGCTCGGCCTACGACGGCTGGGGCTTCGTCCAGTCACACGTCGAGGACGGCCGGCTGCGCCTCGTCGACCACCCGATTCCGTCCTCCGCGGCGACGCCCGAGGAGAAGGACGCGGCGTACGCCGGCACGGTGACCAGCGACCTGGCCCTCGACTTCCTACGACGCCACCGCGACGACGAGAAGCCGTTCTACCTCGAGGTGGCGCCGTACGGCCCGCACAGCCGGACCAACCCCGACACCCCGTGGCCCGGCGAACCCCTCTTCCCGCCGGCGATGCAGGACCGGCCCGGTGTGGTCGAGCCCGGCGGCAACTGCGGGCAGGTGGCCTGCTCCGACCTCGACCTCGACGACCTGTCCGGCCACGGCGACGACCAGGCCGACAACCGTCCGGTCAGGGAGGACGGCACCCCGGCACCGGCATGGAAGCCGCAGAAGACCGCGCTGACGGACGGCGCCGCCGTGGTCGACCTGCGCAACCGGGCCCGCATGGTGCAGTCGATCGACCGGATGGTGGAGCAGGTCCTCGCCGAGGTCGACGCCGACACGTTCGTGGTGCTCACCTCCGACAACGGATTCCACCTCGGTCAGCACGACCTCGAGCGTGGCAAGGGAGCGCCGTACGCCTCGGACTCCCACGTGCCGCTGCTGGTGGTCGGTCCCGGCGTCGAGCCGGGCCTGCGCACGCAGGTGGTCAACAACATCGACCTCGCCGCGACCTTCGAGGACCTGGCGGGGCTGCAGCCCGCGCCCTGGCGCTCCGGCACCTCCTTCGCCGCCAGCCTCGACGACCCGACAGCGCGGGGCAATCGCTTCGCGTTCCTCGAGCACACCTATGCGCCCTCGCTCGGCGCGGATCCGGATCGGGCCTACGCGGGCGGCACGATCGACATCATCCCGTCCTACGTGGCGGTGCGCAGCCGGGATGCGCTGCTGGTGCGTCTCGACCTGGATCCGGACTGGGAGGCCACCGACTTCGCGTGGGAGTTCTACGACTACCGCGACGCGGCCTTCGAGCGCACCAACAGCTTTGCCGACCCGGCCAAGCGCGACCAGGTGCGCCGACTGCAGCGTCGGCTGGAACGTTTCGCGACCTGCCACGAGAAGGCGGGCACGACCGTTGCCACGAGGTGCCGGGCGCTGACCCACTAG
- a CDS encoding aminodeoxychorismate/anthranilate synthase component II — protein MTDARVVVVDHHDSYTWNLVHLVAQVAGVLPEVVQHDATTADHLLGFSHVVLSPGPGHPADPVDFSVGNDVLLAGTTPVLGVCLGMQGLVTAYGGTVARIAPAHGDVALVRHQRDSVFADLPSPFEAVRYHSLAATEIPGALRVTAVCDGEPGQPDVVMGVRHRTLPLHGVQFHPESILSRHGADLVRTFLESP, from the coding sequence GTGACCGACGCGCGAGTGGTGGTGGTCGACCACCACGACTCCTACACCTGGAACCTCGTGCACCTGGTGGCGCAGGTCGCAGGCGTGCTGCCGGAGGTGGTGCAGCACGACGCCACCACGGCCGACCACCTGCTCGGGTTCAGCCACGTCGTGCTCTCGCCCGGGCCGGGGCACCCGGCTGACCCGGTCGACTTCTCGGTGGGCAACGACGTGCTGCTCGCCGGGACTACACCCGTGCTGGGCGTCTGCCTCGGCATGCAGGGCCTGGTCACGGCGTACGGCGGAACGGTCGCGCGCATCGCCCCGGCGCACGGCGACGTGGCACTGGTCCGGCACCAGCGAGACTCGGTCTTCGCCGACCTGCCGAGTCCCTTCGAGGCGGTGCGCTACCACTCGCTCGCCGCCACCGAGATCCCCGGCGCCCTGCGGGTGACCGCGGTCTGCGACGGCGAGCCGGGCCAGCCTGACGTGGTGATGGGCGTCCGCCACCGCACCCTGCCGCTGCACGGCGTGCAGTTCCACCCCGAGTCGATCCTCAGCCGGCACGGAGCCGACCTGGTCCGCACCTTCCTGGAGAGCCCATGA
- the pabB gene encoding aminodeoxychorismate synthase component I — translation MTDPVAHFEEIAASHDRCFWLDGGGSRPWSGRRSILGWLEGDDVSLTYDAGTGEVTRHRGGRTEVVGDDIFAVLEAESAGDGADVHWVGHFGYASRSDLPAAIDPTDPMPTAVWMRTRNVRIFEHEVNGPADPAEWSRPPGTMVPEVPAAPVPEVVVPAEYRNEFERVQEELRAGNSYEVNLTYRLAVRSGLDPVTAYLRLRELNPAPYAGFLQHHGTWLLSSSPERYATIDRHRMIEAKPIKGTTPRGATPEEDERQRRHLAADPKFRAENLMIVDLLRNDLATVCAPGTVDVPVLMDVESYASVHQLVSTVRGRLRDDLGTIAALRALFPAGSMTGAPKLRTMEIIQDVEATARGVYAGAFGWISGDGRADLGVVIRSMTTAGDQIWRLGTGGGITVRSDVEEEYAESRWKAERLRRVLD, via the coding sequence ATGACGGATCCAGTGGCCCACTTCGAGGAGATCGCCGCCAGTCACGACCGGTGCTTCTGGCTCGACGGAGGCGGGTCGCGGCCGTGGTCCGGCCGTCGGTCGATCCTCGGCTGGTTGGAGGGCGACGACGTCTCGCTCACCTACGATGCAGGAACGGGCGAGGTGACCCGGCACCGCGGCGGCAGGACCGAGGTGGTCGGTGACGACATCTTCGCCGTCCTCGAGGCCGAGTCCGCAGGTGACGGCGCCGACGTGCACTGGGTGGGCCACTTCGGCTACGCCAGCCGGTCGGACCTTCCGGCCGCGATCGACCCGACGGACCCGATGCCCACCGCGGTCTGGATGCGGACCCGCAACGTGCGGATCTTCGAGCACGAGGTGAATGGTCCCGCGGACCCGGCGGAGTGGTCCCGACCGCCGGGGACGATGGTGCCGGAGGTCCCCGCGGCGCCGGTGCCGGAGGTCGTGGTTCCGGCGGAGTACCGGAACGAGTTCGAGCGCGTGCAGGAGGAGCTGCGTGCCGGCAACTCCTACGAGGTGAACCTCACCTACCGCCTCGCCGTGCGGAGCGGGCTGGACCCGGTGACGGCGTACCTGCGCCTGCGCGAGCTCAACCCCGCGCCGTACGCCGGGTTCCTGCAGCACCACGGCACCTGGCTGCTCAGCTCGTCACCCGAGCGCTACGCCACCATCGACCGGCACCGGATGATCGAGGCGAAGCCGATCAAGGGCACCACTCCTCGCGGTGCGACGCCCGAGGAGGACGAGCGCCAGCGCAGGCACCTGGCCGCAGATCCGAAGTTCCGTGCCGAGAACCTGATGATCGTCGACCTGCTGCGCAACGACCTCGCGACGGTCTGCGCGCCCGGCACCGTCGACGTGCCGGTGCTGATGGACGTCGAGTCCTACGCGTCCGTGCACCAGCTCGTCTCGACGGTGCGCGGTCGCCTGCGCGACGACCTGGGCACGATCGCCGCCCTGCGGGCGCTGTTCCCGGCGGGATCGATGACCGGCGCGCCGAAGCTGCGCACGATGGAGATCATCCAGGACGTCGAGGCCACCGCACGCGGGGTGTACGCCGGGGCGTTCGGCTGGATCTCCGGCGACGGACGGGCCGACCTCGGGGTGGTCATCCGCAGCATGACCACCGCCGGCGACCAGATCTGGAGACTCGGCACCGGCGGTGGCATCACGGTTCGTTCCGACGTCGAGGAGGAGTACGCCGAGTCCCGGTGGAAGGCGGAGCGGCTGCGTCGGGTCCTTGACTGA
- a CDS encoding trypsin-like peptidase domain-containing protein, translated as MSDENGAPEPNPKTNVRPAAQPSQQGSGQQGSGQQYAAPQGHAHQGPQFPPPAQGQPARGQHPPGQHAPGQPGPGQPAHGQPAYAPPPGPQWPTPAPYSDQPAHGGSDKRAARSSRSRLGGIGLLAGAVVLGAGAGFGGGWLQDETSGGGGGDATVDAGQIDIGGVNLQDLVSVQTVADKSLPSVVKIEAFGSSSGSTGSGIVISDDGMILTNYHVAFDGIDGELDVYFDDGTSTTAEVVGTDPDLDIAVIRADDVSGLTPMEFGAAENLHVGQAVVALGSPYGLESTVTAGIISTVNRPMQLPGMDASQEAMIYPALQTDAAINPGNSGGALVNIKGELVGMNSSNRMASDSSGGTGDLGSIGIGFAIPINVLEPIVEQLRNGEEPTHAWLGVIPGDARQSGVAQGARVDEFTSDSPAEQAGLEVGDVVVHIDDYPVAEGLGLVTTALNYRPGDQVSITVIRDGAEEKFDVTLGEKGQLLE; from the coding sequence ATGAGCGACGAGAACGGCGCCCCGGAGCCCAACCCGAAGACCAACGTCCGGCCGGCTGCGCAGCCGAGCCAGCAGGGATCGGGCCAGCAGGGGTCGGGCCAGCAGTACGCCGCCCCGCAGGGCCACGCGCACCAGGGACCGCAGTTCCCTCCGCCCGCACAGGGCCAGCCCGCACGAGGCCAGCACCCACCAGGCCAGCACGCACCAGGACAACCCGGACCGGGCCAGCCCGCCCACGGCCAGCCTGCCTACGCGCCACCTCCGGGACCGCAGTGGCCGACACCGGCGCCGTACTCCGACCAGCCGGCCCACGGTGGCTCGGACAAGCGTGCCGCCCGGTCCTCGAGGAGTCGCCTCGGTGGCATCGGCCTCCTCGCCGGCGCGGTCGTCCTCGGCGCAGGCGCCGGCTTCGGCGGTGGCTGGCTGCAGGACGAGACCTCGGGTGGAGGCGGCGGCGACGCCACGGTCGATGCCGGCCAGATCGACATCGGCGGCGTGAACCTGCAGGACCTGGTCTCCGTGCAGACGGTCGCCGACAAGTCGCTGCCGTCCGTGGTCAAGATCGAGGCGTTCGGCAGCAGCTCCGGCTCCACCGGGTCGGGCATCGTCATCAGCGACGACGGGATGATCCTGACCAACTACCACGTCGCGTTCGACGGTATCGACGGAGAGCTCGACGTCTACTTCGACGACGGCACCAGCACCACGGCCGAGGTAGTCGGCACCGACCCCGACCTCGACATCGCCGTGATCAGGGCCGACGACGTCTCCGGTCTGACCCCCATGGAGTTCGGCGCTGCCGAGAACCTCCACGTGGGCCAGGCCGTGGTCGCCCTGGGCTCGCCCTACGGCCTCGAGTCCACCGTCACCGCGGGCATCATCAGCACGGTCAACCGGCCGATGCAGCTGCCCGGGATGGACGCCTCGCAGGAGGCGATGATCTACCCGGCCCTGCAGACCGACGCCGCGATCAACCCCGGCAACTCCGGTGGCGCCCTGGTCAACATCAAGGGCGAGCTGGTCGGGATGAACTCCAGCAACCGGATGGCGTCGGACTCGTCCGGTGGAACCGGGGACCTCGGCTCCATCGGCATCGGCTTCGCGATCCCGATCAACGTGCTCGAGCCGATCGTCGAGCAGCTGAGGAACGGCGAGGAGCCCACCCATGCCTGGCTCGGCGTCATCCCCGGCGACGCCCGCCAGTCCGGTGTGGCGCAGGGAGCCCGGGTCGACGAGTTCACCTCCGACAGCCCGGCCGAGCAGGCCGGTCTCGAGGTCGGCGACGTGGTCGTGCACATCGACGACTACCCCGTCGCGGAGGGCCTGGGCCTGGTCACCACCGCGCTGAACTACCGCCCCGGCGACCAGGTCTCGATCACCGTCATCCGTGACGGCGCCGAGGAGAAGTTCGACGTCACGCTGGGCGAGAAGGGCCAGCTGCTCGAGTAG
- a CDS encoding MFS transporter, translating to MTARDAVGLPEHLPDEAERARVQKRTLTVVVASQVLGGAGLAAGITVGALLAEDMLGSEGLAGVPIALFTLGSALAAFLIGRFSHRWGRRVGLGVGFAAGGLGAIGVVLAAIADNVPLLFIALFAYGAGSATNLQARYAGTDLAERGKRGNAISIALVSTTLGAVAGPNLVEPLGELATALGIPALAGPFLLAAAAYLAAGAVLLLMLRPDPYLLARSITAAEEASLDPGRPVVAVPRPGVGAYVGATVMVLTQVAMVAIMTMTPVHMRAHHHELGAVGLVIGLHIAGMYLPSLVTGMLVDRLGRTPMAIASGITLLAAGIVAAFAPGDSLGMLVLALVLLGVGWNFGLISGTALVVDATVPQNRPRTQGTIDVLIALAGAGGGVMSGMVMSATSFQTLSVGFGLLALLLVPVLVWARARTPLTEGGASVA from the coding sequence ATGACAGCGCGGGATGCCGTGGGACTGCCCGAGCACCTTCCGGACGAGGCGGAGCGCGCCCGGGTGCAGAAGCGGACCCTCACCGTCGTGGTGGCCAGCCAGGTCCTCGGCGGTGCCGGCCTCGCGGCCGGGATCACGGTCGGGGCCCTGCTGGCCGAGGACATGCTCGGGTCGGAAGGCCTCGCCGGCGTCCCGATCGCGCTGTTCACGTTGGGGTCCGCACTGGCGGCGTTCCTGATCGGCCGGTTCAGTCACCGCTGGGGACGACGAGTCGGTCTCGGCGTCGGTTTTGCAGCGGGTGGCCTGGGCGCGATCGGCGTCGTGCTGGCCGCGATCGCGGACAACGTGCCCCTGCTGTTCATCGCACTCTTCGCCTACGGCGCGGGGTCGGCGACCAACCTGCAGGCGCGGTACGCCGGCACGGACCTGGCGGAGCGCGGCAAGCGGGGCAACGCGATCAGCATCGCCCTGGTCTCCACGACGCTCGGGGCGGTGGCCGGCCCCAACCTGGTCGAGCCGCTCGGCGAGCTGGCGACTGCCTTGGGCATCCCGGCGCTGGCCGGTCCCTTCCTGCTGGCCGCAGCTGCCTACCTGGCGGCCGGCGCGGTGCTGCTGCTGATGCTCCGTCCCGACCCCTACCTGCTGGCACGTTCCATCACGGCGGCGGAGGAGGCCAGCCTCGATCCCGGTCGGCCCGTCGTCGCCGTCCCGCGGCCGGGAGTCGGTGCCTACGTGGGTGCCACGGTGATGGTGCTGACCCAGGTCGCGATGGTCGCGATCATGACCATGACTCCGGTCCACATGCGTGCCCACCACCACGAGCTGGGCGCCGTCGGGTTGGTCATCGGGCTGCACATCGCCGGCATGTACCTGCCCTCGCTGGTCACCGGCATGCTGGTCGACAGGCTCGGCCGCACGCCGATGGCGATCGCCTCCGGCATCACCCTGCTGGCGGCGGGCATCGTCGCCGCGTTCGCCCCGGGTGACTCTCTGGGCATGCTGGTCCTCGCGCTGGTCCTGCTCGGCGTGGGCTGGAACTTCGGGCTCATCTCGGGCACGGCGCTTGTCGTCGACGCCACCGTGCCGCAGAACCGACCCCGCACCCAGGGCACCATCGACGTGCTCATCGCGCTCGCCGGCGCCGGCGGTGGAGTGATGTCGGGCATGGTCATGTCCGCCACCAGCTTCCAGACACTCTCCGTGGGCTTCGGGCTCCTCGCCCTGCTGCTGGTGCCGGTCCTGGTGTGGGCGCGCGCCCGGACCCCGTTGACCGAGGGCGGGGCGAGCGTCGCGTAG
- a CDS encoding M50 family metallopeptidase, whose translation MDLTEAASQVWSRATAEQTPPEPGLVLFIAIVALLLVLFPTTWHWVRHLVTVVHEAGHAFVALLVGRRLSGIRLHSDTSGLTVSRGRPSGPGMVAMLAAGYLAPAVVGLGAATLLAAGHGLAVLWLLLLALVLMFVQIRNWYGALVLLVLGGGVFAITWYLSPVWQSAVAYAITWSLLLAAPKPVLELIGQRRSSRRTGSDADQLARHTPLPAGLWVAVFLVANLAGLAVGVTTLLPV comes from the coding sequence GTGGACCTCACCGAGGCGGCCAGCCAGGTCTGGTCGCGGGCCACGGCCGAGCAGACCCCACCCGAGCCCGGGTTGGTGCTGTTCATCGCGATCGTCGCCCTGCTGCTGGTGCTGTTCCCCACGACCTGGCACTGGGTGCGCCACCTGGTGACCGTCGTGCACGAGGCCGGCCACGCGTTCGTGGCGCTGCTGGTGGGCCGTCGCCTCTCGGGCATCCGCCTGCACTCCGACACCTCCGGGCTGACCGTCTCCCGCGGCCGTCCGAGCGGTCCGGGCATGGTCGCGATGCTGGCTGCCGGCTACCTGGCGCCGGCCGTTGTCGGGCTCGGCGCCGCGACACTGCTGGCCGCCGGGCACGGCCTGGCCGTGCTGTGGCTGCTGCTGCTCGCGCTGGTGCTGATGTTCGTGCAGATCCGGAACTGGTACGGCGCCCTGGTGCTGCTGGTCCTCGGGGGCGGGGTCTTCGCGATCACCTGGTACCTCTCCCCCGTGTGGCAGTCGGCTGTGGCCTACGCGATCACCTGGTCGCTGCTGCTGGCCGCTCCGAAGCCGGTGCTGGAGCTGATCGGCCAGCGCCGCAGCAGCCGGCGTACCGGCTCCGACGCAGACCAGCTGGCCCGGCACACGCCCCTGCCTGCCGGGTTGTGGGTGGCCGTCTTCCTGGTGGCCAACTTGGCCGGGCTGGCCGTCGGGGTGACCACCCTGCTGCCGGTCTGA
- a CDS encoding HAMP domain-containing sensor histidine kinase translates to MASRVTLLTTFAVGLTVTVLALGAYLTVRMQMQASLDASLLDRAQSAAQTPTLSELTAEMKVPSWAFGAADVRIAFVTASRSWSIDGGPSLDLGHQELAVVRGTTSHSIRTIEAGDTRYRVVAVPTRDRGVALVIAQSLDSQERVLGRLGIVMLLFGAAGVIAAGVAGWGVARNGLRPVRRLTEVVEEIARTEDLTPIEVEGNDEIARLSSGFNAMLAALEASRERQRQLVGDAGHELRTPLTSLRTNLDLLLQADQAGGMPAEARAELLDDVGAQIEEMTTLIGDLVELGRDEHAPHQVELVDLKEVLDRAISRVRRRASSIDFDVEAHDWWVTGESAALERAVMNLLDNAAKWSPADGTVTVRLVDGVLTVCDEGPGIAEVDLPYVFDRFYRSTESRAMPGSGLGLSIVRQTAIRHSGSVEASNLPDGGACLELRLPGRTLQRV, encoded by the coding sequence TTGGCCAGTCGAGTCACCCTCCTGACCACCTTCGCCGTGGGCCTGACCGTGACGGTCCTCGCGTTGGGCGCCTACCTCACGGTGCGGATGCAGATGCAGGCCAGTCTCGATGCCTCGCTGCTCGATCGTGCGCAGAGCGCCGCGCAGACCCCGACCCTCTCGGAGCTGACCGCGGAGATGAAGGTGCCCTCGTGGGCCTTCGGTGCCGCCGACGTACGCATCGCGTTCGTGACCGCGTCCCGCAGCTGGTCCATCGACGGTGGCCCCTCCCTCGACCTGGGCCACCAGGAGCTCGCGGTCGTGCGGGGCACGACGTCCCACTCGATCCGCACGATCGAGGCTGGCGACACCCGCTACCGCGTCGTCGCCGTGCCGACGCGCGACCGCGGTGTCGCCCTGGTCATCGCCCAGTCGCTCGACTCCCAGGAGCGGGTGCTCGGTCGTCTCGGCATCGTGATGCTGCTCTTCGGTGCGGCCGGCGTGATCGCGGCCGGCGTCGCAGGATGGGGCGTGGCCCGCAACGGTCTGCGTCCGGTCCGCCGCCTGACCGAGGTGGTCGAGGAGATCGCCCGCACCGAGGACCTCACCCCCATCGAGGTCGAGGGCAACGACGAGATCGCCCGACTGTCCTCCGGGTTCAACGCGATGCTTGCCGCCCTCGAGGCCTCACGCGAGCGCCAGCGCCAGCTGGTCGGCGACGCCGGCCACGAGCTGCGCACGCCGCTCACCTCTCTGCGCACCAACCTCGACCTGCTCCTGCAGGCCGACCAGGCAGGTGGCATGCCGGCCGAGGCACGGGCCGAGCTGCTCGACGACGTGGGCGCCCAGATCGAGGAGATGACCACGCTGATCGGTGACCTGGTCGAGCTCGGCCGTGACGAGCACGCGCCACACCAGGTCGAGCTGGTCGACCTCAAGGAGGTGCTCGACCGTGCCATCTCACGCGTCCGTCGCCGGGCCTCGAGCATCGACTTCGACGTCGAGGCCCACGACTGGTGGGTGACCGGGGAGTCGGCTGCCCTGGAGCGGGCGGTGATGAACCTGCTCGACAACGCCGCCAAGTGGAGCCCGGCGGACGGCACCGTCACGGTGCGCCTGGTCGACGGCGTGCTCACCGTCTGCGACGAGGGGCCGGGGATCGCCGAGGTGGACCTGCCCTACGTCTTCGACCGGTTCTATCGCTCGACGGAGTCGCGGGCGATGCCCGGCTCCGGGCTGGGACTGTCGATCGTCCGGCAGACGGCGATCCGGCACTCCGGCTCGGTCGAGGCCAGCAACCTCCCCGACGGCGGCGCCTGCCTGGAGCTGCGGTTGCCCGGGCGCACCCTGCAGCGAGTCTGA